In one window of Gossypium hirsutum isolate 1008001.06 chromosome A01, Gossypium_hirsutum_v2.1, whole genome shotgun sequence DNA:
- the LOC107916969 gene encoding glycine-rich RNA-binding protein 4, mitochondrial isoform X4 translates to MQAINGMIRVLHKNPLARSLWARNSCSKLFVGGLSYDTNETALKNAFEKYGEIIEVRVIAHHVSGKSRGFGFVRFTSEASANVAFKEMHSKELDGRNIRVEFARKNC, encoded by the exons ATGCAGGCTATAAATGGGATGATTCGTGTTCTTCATAAAAACCCATTAGCTAGATCACTCTGGGCTCGCAATTCTTGCTCAAAATTATTCGTTGGAG GGCTTTCATATGATACCAATGAGACTGCTTTGaagaatgcttttgaaaaatatggtGAAATCATTGAAG TTCGAGTCATCGCTCATCACGTGAGTGGGAAATCGAGAGGGTTTGGATTTGTGCGATTCACTTCTGAAGCTTCAGCCAATGTAGCTTTTAAGGAAATGCATTCCAAG GAACTGGATGGTAGAAATATTCGAGTTGAATTCGCACGCAAGAACTGTTGA
- the LOC107916969 gene encoding glycine-rich RNA-binding protein 4, mitochondrial isoform X3, with amino-acid sequence MQAINGMIRVLHKNPLARSLWARNSCSKLFVGGLSYDTNETALKNAFEKYGEIIEAVRVIAHHVSGKSRGFGFVRFTSEASANVAFKEMHSKELDGRNIRVEFARKNC; translated from the exons ATGCAGGCTATAAATGGGATGATTCGTGTTCTTCATAAAAACCCATTAGCTAGATCACTCTGGGCTCGCAATTCTTGCTCAAAATTATTCGTTGGAG GGCTTTCATATGATACCAATGAGACTGCTTTGaagaatgcttttgaaaaatatggtGAAATCATTGAAG CAGTTCGAGTCATCGCTCATCACGTGAGTGGGAAATCGAGAGGGTTTGGATTTGTGCGATTCACTTCTGAAGCTTCAGCCAATGTAGCTTTTAAGGAAATGCATTCCAAG GAACTGGATGGTAGAAATATTCGAGTTGAATTCGCACGCAAGAACTGTTGA
- the LOC107916969 gene encoding heterogeneous nuclear ribonucleoproteins A2/B1 isoform X1: protein MQAINGMIRVLHKNPLARSLWARNSCSKLFVGGLSYDTNETALKNAFEKYGEIIEAVRVIAHHVSGKSRGFGFVRFTSEASANVAFKEMHSKAMAGDSGSGLTDALCYISDLTINASAYATTELVQFWSNTDEPATILAFRHSNLHQLMLKTIT, encoded by the exons ATGCAGGCTATAAATGGGATGATTCGTGTTCTTCATAAAAACCCATTAGCTAGATCACTCTGGGCTCGCAATTCTTGCTCAAAATTATTCGTTGGAG GGCTTTCATATGATACCAATGAGACTGCTTTGaagaatgcttttgaaaaatatggtGAAATCATTGAAG CAGTTCGAGTCATCGCTCATCACGTGAGTGGGAAATCGAGAGGGTTTGGATTTGTGCGATTCACTTCTGAAGCTTCAGCCAATGTAGCTTTTAAGGAAATGCATTCCAAG GCAATGGCCGGTGACAGTGGTTCCGGGTTGACTGACGCGCTCTGCTACATCTCGGATCTGACAATAAACGCAAGTGCATATGCCACCACTGAGCTTGTCCAATTCTGGTCCAACACCGACGAACCAGCAACAATTTTGGCCTTCCGACATTCCAACCTCCACCAGCTCATGCTCAAAACCATCACATGA
- the LOC107916969 gene encoding heterogeneous nuclear ribonucleoproteins A2/B1 isoform X2, whose protein sequence is MQAINGMIRVLHKNPLARSLWARNSCSKLFVGGLSYDTNETALKNAFEKYGEIIEVRVIAHHVSGKSRGFGFVRFTSEASANVAFKEMHSKAMAGDSGSGLTDALCYISDLTINASAYATTELVQFWSNTDEPATILAFRHSNLHQLMLKTIT, encoded by the exons ATGCAGGCTATAAATGGGATGATTCGTGTTCTTCATAAAAACCCATTAGCTAGATCACTCTGGGCTCGCAATTCTTGCTCAAAATTATTCGTTGGAG GGCTTTCATATGATACCAATGAGACTGCTTTGaagaatgcttttgaaaaatatggtGAAATCATTGAAG TTCGAGTCATCGCTCATCACGTGAGTGGGAAATCGAGAGGGTTTGGATTTGTGCGATTCACTTCTGAAGCTTCAGCCAATGTAGCTTTTAAGGAAATGCATTCCAAG GCAATGGCCGGTGACAGTGGTTCCGGGTTGACTGACGCGCTCTGCTACATCTCGGATCTGACAATAAACGCAAGTGCATATGCCACCACTGAGCTTGTCCAATTCTGGTCCAACACCGACGAACCAGCAACAATTTTGGCCTTCCGACATTCCAACCTCCACCAGCTCATGCTCAAAACCATCACATGA